The window GAAACCTATCGATCTGACCGATTGTTAGCCCCCAACCTTTGCGCTATTTGTTCGAACGAATCGGCTTAGACTCCTCTCCAAAGCACATCTGCACCTACTTTGGAGTCGAATATGGGCCTTCTGGTCGAGGGACGCTGGCATGACCAGTGGTACGAAAGCAGCAAGGACGGGGCATTCCAGCGCGAGCAGGCGCAGCGCCGCAATTGGATCACCGCTGACGGCCAACCGGGCCCATCGGGTGAAGGCGGTTTCAAGGCCGAGGCCGGACGCTATCACCTGTATGTCTCACTGGCTTGCCCGTGGGCTCATCGCACGCTGATTTACCGCAAACTCAAAGGCCTCGAAAGCCTGATTGACGTTTCGGTTGTCAGCTGGCTGATGCGTGAGAACGGCTGGACCTTCGATCTCGAGAAGGGCTCCAGCGGCGACCCACTGGACAACCACCAATTCCTCTACCAGCGTTATCTGGCGGATACGGCTGATTACACTGGCCGTGTCACGGTGCCGCTATTGTGGGACAAGAAACTGCAACGCATCGTCAGCAATGAATCAGCGGAAATCATCCGCATGTTTAACAGCGCCTTTGACGATTTGACCGGCAATCGACTGGACCTTTACCCGACCGACCTCCAGCAATCGATCAATCAGCTCAATGATCGCATCTACCCCGCAGTGAACAACGGTGTCTATCGCGCAGGTTTTGCCACGTCGCAGGGCGCTTACGAAGAGGCTTTCGACGACGTGTTTGCCGAGCTGGACGTGCTGGAAAACCTGCTGGGGGAGAAGCGCTATCTGACGGGCGAATACCTGACCGAAGCGGATATCCGCCTGTTCACCACCATCGTGCGTTTCGATGCGGTTTATCACGGCCACTTCAAGTGCAATCTGCGGCGGATCTCGGACTACCCGAACCTGAGCAACTGGCTGCTGGAGCTGTACCAGTGGCGCGGCGTTACTGAAACGGTGGATTTCCAACACATCAAGCATCACTACTACGCCAGCCACGCGACCATCAACCCGACCGGTATCGTGCCTAAAGGGCCGCTGCAGGTATTGGATAAAGCCCATGATCGCCAGCGGCTGACTGGCCGGGGTATCTGGACTAAAACCGTAGCGTAAGCGTTTTTGTTTCCTGACAAGACGAGCTGTCTGCAGGAAGATCCCCCGCCGCACAGCAAACGGAGGACCTGTGGGAGCGAGCTTGCTCGCGAAGACGGTGTTGCAGATTAGATAGATGCTTGAGAGTACCGACCTCTTCGCGAGCAAGCTCGCTCCCACAAAAAAACATTTTCAAATCAAACGTTTATGTTTTTTTTATGAGAGTTCGATCGTACATAAAAGCCATTGTTTAGTGAGTAATGGGTGATTCAGACTGTTGCCTGAGCACCTTCAAACCAGGCCAGCTTCTCACGCAA of the Paucimonas lemoignei genome contains:
- a CDS encoding glutathione S-transferase — protein: MGLLVEGRWHDQWYESSKDGAFQREQAQRRNWITADGQPGPSGEGGFKAEAGRYHLYVSLACPWAHRTLIYRKLKGLESLIDVSVVSWLMRENGWTFDLEKGSSGDPLDNHQFLYQRYLADTADYTGRVTVPLLWDKKLQRIVSNESAEIIRMFNSAFDDLTGNRLDLYPTDLQQSINQLNDRIYPAVNNGVYRAGFATSQGAYEEAFDDVFAELDVLENLLGEKRYLTGEYLTEADIRLFTTIVRFDAVYHGHFKCNLRRISDYPNLSNWLLELYQWRGVTETVDFQHIKHHYYASHATINPTGIVPKGPLQVLDKAHDRQRLTGRGIWTKTVA